In a single window of the Streptomyces sp. NBC_00285 genome:
- a CDS encoding SpoIIE family protein phosphatase, with amino-acid sequence MAGSKDTGTAGTGSPATPATGLTRALEAVGTAAYVVDEEGRIIAVNAHAEQLLARTAESLLGRDAHDLLHRDAHGHPLSRSRCGMRRPFHAGRTAQGEGEYFECGDGTLLLVSWLITPYGIGGEESGTLVLVHAQGPPEAGRPTATAAATAGTLTELERLALLAETTTRLTSTLDVEEALRRLVALVVPRLADWAVIDLITERDEVWRTAVVHAEGDGVVHREDLQGPMPPVPEDSQMPLSRALRGVASALAGPQTYQPEPDSGIAVEQRRLFEATGIRSAAIAPIRSTREVLGALTLGRAKEPADFTPDDLPLIEDIARRAGLALDNARLYQRQRKVAETMQNHLLPQMPRVPGLQMTARYLPAPDASQVGGDWYDAFSLSDGATALAVGDVVGHDLEAAAGMAQLRNMLRAYAWAHQEPPSRIVERLDEAVMHITDVTMATMIFARVEERPDGHRALTWTNAGHPPPLLISHDGLAHYLTDGHGILLGTGVRTPRTDATVLLPPGSTLLLYTDGLIEAPGHTLDEGLDRLLRHAAALAHRPLTSFTDQLLRRVRQAANDDDVALLTVRVPSAT; translated from the coding sequence ATGGCAGGGTCCAAGGACACGGGGACCGCGGGGACAGGATCCCCGGCGACACCCGCCACGGGGCTGACCAGGGCGCTGGAAGCCGTCGGGACCGCTGCCTACGTCGTGGACGAGGAGGGCCGCATCATCGCGGTCAACGCCCACGCCGAACAGCTGCTGGCCCGGACCGCCGAAAGCCTTCTGGGCCGCGACGCGCACGACCTGCTGCACCGCGACGCCCACGGCCACCCCCTGTCGCGGAGCCGGTGCGGCATGCGCCGGCCCTTCCACGCCGGACGCACCGCCCAGGGCGAGGGGGAGTACTTCGAGTGCGGGGACGGCACACTGCTGCTGGTCTCGTGGCTGATCACCCCGTACGGCATCGGCGGCGAGGAAAGCGGCACCCTCGTGCTCGTCCACGCCCAGGGACCGCCTGAGGCCGGCCGGCCCACGGCGACCGCGGCGGCGACGGCAGGAACCCTGACCGAGCTCGAACGGCTCGCGCTGCTCGCCGAGACCACCACGCGGCTGACGTCCACGCTCGACGTGGAGGAGGCGCTGCGCCGGCTGGTGGCCCTGGTGGTGCCCCGGCTGGCGGACTGGGCCGTCATCGACCTGATCACCGAACGGGACGAGGTGTGGCGTACCGCCGTCGTCCACGCGGAGGGCGACGGCGTGGTGCACCGCGAGGATCTGCAGGGACCGATGCCGCCGGTCCCCGAGGACTCGCAGATGCCCCTGTCCAGGGCCCTGCGCGGGGTCGCCTCCGCCCTGGCCGGCCCGCAGACCTACCAGCCCGAGCCGGATTCCGGCATCGCGGTCGAACAGCGCCGGCTGTTCGAGGCCACCGGTATCCGCTCCGCCGCCATCGCTCCCATCCGCAGCACCCGCGAAGTCCTGGGAGCGCTGACCCTCGGCCGCGCCAAGGAACCGGCGGACTTCACTCCCGACGACCTGCCGCTGATCGAGGACATCGCCCGCCGGGCCGGCCTGGCCCTGGACAACGCGCGCCTCTACCAGCGTCAGCGCAAGGTCGCCGAAACCATGCAGAACCACCTGCTGCCCCAGATGCCGCGGGTGCCCGGACTGCAGATGACGGCCCGCTACCTGCCCGCCCCCGACGCCTCACAGGTCGGCGGCGACTGGTACGACGCCTTCTCCCTGTCGGACGGCGCCACCGCACTGGCGGTCGGAGACGTCGTCGGCCACGACCTGGAGGCTGCGGCCGGCATGGCCCAGCTGCGCAACATGCTCCGCGCCTACGCCTGGGCCCACCAGGAGCCGCCGAGCCGGATCGTCGAGCGGCTCGACGAGGCGGTCATGCACATCACCGACGTCACCATGGCCACCATGATCTTCGCCCGCGTCGAGGAGCGGCCCGACGGCCATCGGGCACTGACCTGGACGAACGCCGGTCACCCGCCACCGCTGCTGATCAGTCACGACGGTCTGGCCCACTATCTGACCGACGGTCACGGCATCCTCCTGGGAACCGGAGTCCGCACCCCCCGCACCGACGCGACCGTACTGCTGCCGCCCGGATCCACCCTGCTGCTGTACACCGACGGTCTGATCGAGGCACCCGGCCACACCCTCGACGAAGGCCTGGATCGTCTGCTCAGACACGCGGCCGCCCTCGCCCACCGGCCGCTGACGTCCTTCACCGACCAGCTGCTGCGCCGGGTCCGGCAGGCCGCCAACGACGACGACGTGGCTCTTCTCACCGTGCGGGTACCCAGCGCGACGTGA
- a CDS encoding DUF475 domain-containing protein, which produces MILKTFRWAFAITALGLAAAVLYDGWAAFGIVAILAVLEISLSFDNAVVNAGVLKKMNAFWQKIFLTVGVLIAVFGMRLVFPVVIVAVTAKMGPIEAVDLALNNKDHYQQLVTDAHPAIAAFGGMFLLMIFLDFIFEDRDIQWLRWIERPLAKLGKVDMLSVCIALVVLLVTAFTFATNAHQHGGAHVDKAQTVLISGIAGLITYMIVGGLSGYFEDRLDDEEEREEEAERSGTAGSGVKLAGQAAFFMFLYLEVLDASFSFDGVIGAFAITNDIVLMALGLGIGAMYVRSLTVYLVRQGTLDDYVYLEHGAHYAIGALAVILMVTIQYQINEIITGLVGVILIGWSFWSSVRRNKALAAAEGARTTSESVPIP; this is translated from the coding sequence GTGATTCTGAAGACCTTCCGCTGGGCGTTCGCGATCACCGCGCTCGGCCTGGCAGCAGCAGTGCTGTACGACGGCTGGGCCGCGTTCGGAATCGTGGCGATCCTGGCCGTGCTGGAGATCTCCCTGTCGTTCGACAACGCGGTGGTCAACGCCGGGGTCCTGAAGAAGATGAATGCCTTCTGGCAGAAGATCTTCCTCACCGTCGGTGTCCTGATCGCCGTCTTCGGCATGCGGCTGGTCTTCCCCGTCGTGATCGTCGCGGTCACCGCGAAGATGGGGCCCATCGAGGCGGTCGACCTCGCCCTCAACAACAAGGACCACTACCAGCAGCTGGTCACCGACGCGCACCCGGCGATCGCCGCGTTCGGTGGCATGTTCCTGCTGATGATCTTCCTGGACTTCATCTTCGAGGACCGTGACATCCAGTGGCTGCGCTGGATCGAGCGGCCGCTGGCCAAGCTCGGCAAGGTCGACATGCTGTCGGTGTGCATCGCGCTGGTCGTCCTGCTGGTCACCGCGTTCACCTTCGCGACCAACGCCCACCAGCATGGCGGCGCGCATGTCGACAAGGCACAGACCGTCCTGATCTCCGGTATCGCGGGTCTGATCACCTACATGATCGTCGGCGGTCTCTCCGGCTACTTCGAGGACCGGCTCGACGACGAGGAGGAGCGCGAGGAAGAGGCCGAGCGCTCGGGCACGGCCGGTTCGGGGGTCAAGCTGGCCGGCCAGGCCGCGTTCTTCATGTTCCTGTACCTGGAGGTGCTGGACGCCTCGTTCTCCTTCGACGGTGTGATCGGCGCGTTCGCGATCACCAACGACATCGTGCTGATGGCGCTGGGCCTGGGCATCGGCGCGATGTACGTGCGGTCGCTGACCGTGTACCTGGTCCGCCAGGGCACCCTCGACGACTACGTCTACCTGGAGCACGGCGCCCACTACGCGATCGGCGCGCTCGCGGTGATCCTCATGGTCACCATCCAGTACCAGATCAACGAGATCATCACCGGCCTCGTGGGTGTCATCCTGATCGGCTGGTCCTTCTGGTCGTCCGTGCGCCGCAACAAGGCGCTCGCGGCCGCCGAGGGCGCGAGGACGACGTCCGAGTCGGTCCCGATCCCCTAG